AAAATATCTTAACATTGTTCTCGTAACAGAATGAAAGAATATTTTAAATGGTCATATATATCACCAAACATCAGTATCATATAACATTAGATTCTACAGTACGTTAGAGATtgaagaaacaacaaaataagcTAGCACAGCATCAGCATGCAGATCCATTTAAGCTGCATCGTATCATATCAATAAGGTAAGGAAGGCCAGTGTCACGCATATAAAAGCAGGTCATTATGTTTCTATGCTGTGTTTTTTATATTCTGGGACAATGGAGATTTAAAGTAGACCATTGGGAGTCTCTTTCAACAAACACATCACAAATTCAACATCAGAACCAAAGAGACGAGTACCGTATTCATTTTGCTTCAGAACATCATCATTGTTCATACATTTACTTAAGTAACCAACTTTCCAGGCTCGACTCTTAGTAGAGGTATAAATTTAATCCCATAGCAGTTGATTATTTAAACCAATGCAGATTGCAGAGTATAAGCAAAGTTCCCAAATAATGAAATACAACGACCACGTTGTATATGAAGCCAGTGAAGCAAGCATCAAGTGTACACGGCGTCGATAACAACGGAAATGCATCTTTGTGTAATAGATGGACTGGTCCACAACCAAGTATGAACTCAAAAGGACACTGAAAATTGAGTACTAAATAACAGCaacaaagacaaacaaaaaacattTTATCATATGCATCAAGAGAAAATTTAATCGTGATCAAGAAGAGTTGAAATTGAGGAGTAACACTAACCAGAATTTGAATCATGCATGAGGCAAACATTCCTATTCATTTCAGCAGCTGTATGTTGGGTTTAGTCCTTTGACCTTATCTTCCTTCACCCCATTACAACCATTAATCCAAAGTAGAGTCTCTTCATATACAATCAAGTCAAGGTTTTTACCACAGTTGTTTATCTCAATGACATGCTTCTCTCCTTCACTATTCCAAACAAAATAGATGACAGGCTTACTTTCTTTATGATCAATCCTTACCACCCCACATCTCCCAGTAGCCAATCTTGCCAAAACGGAACTACTTTCCATAACCAATAGTGGTATGAGCATGAAAGAGGTATGCCGCTCGGAAACCTAAAATTCATATAGCTTAGTCCAAGACTCGCACACACGATATTCTTTCATGACCCACAACCCAATAGGTTTATGTGTAGGGTCCCAATGAACCAGATTACAGGCATCCTCCACAAACACCAAGATCATAAACCGAACTATTCTCCTTGTCTTTGTCTCTCCCACGCCGACCTGTTCCTTCAAAATCAGGAAGCCACATTGCCCGGAACTCTTCTTTCGCCAAATCGAAAGCCATGAGACGTGTTTTAGTATGCTTAATATGAAGAGTCTCATTTAAAAGAACCCCGGGAGGCCTGAAACGATGGAGGATAGGGCCTTCAATTGTTTTCCAAATGTTAGCTCTCAATGAGAAAACCTGAACCTTAGTAGTATCAGAACAGCCGCCTAAAAGAACTTTGTAATCATCAGTCACCGACAAATAGCCAAAGCCAGTAATAAAGAAGCTGTCTAGGTAAAAATATGGAGCAGGTAAGTTATGCATGAATCCAGTTACTGGGTTCCACATAGTAACTTCGCACCAGAGAAAAAGGTTTTCCTGAGCTACACAGATCAAGCCATTACAGGATCCCAGTACACGCTGCGAAGTTTCATTGAAGAATTAAACTTAATGACCGGAGACTTGTCCGGCGTCTCCATATTGAAGGAGTCGAGTTGTGGAGAGTCGACGCTGGGGACGTGGAGTCTCCGACTGAGGGTCCGATCTGATTCTCAGAAGCAAATTGGTAGTGAGATTTGGTAGTGGATGACTCTTAATTTACAGTAAGTAGACACGAGAACTACGAAATGACGATGCAAGAATATGGTTGAAGATTATGGCCTGACCTCACATTTTGGGACGCTTTTAAAGGCTACGTGTTCAGATTTGAGGAGACTACTCTTAACTTCTCATTCGAACAATTCAAGGGGTACTTTTCAAATTCTTAACAAATAGCTTCAATCAGCTTCCTTCGCTCGTGTTTCAAGAAGCAAATATACTAGCTAGCAGCTTATATTCATATATAAAATAGATCACAATTCTGTATAGTTCACAGTTGTTGTTAAAGATCCCAAAAACGTCATATATGTTACACTTGATTCATAGACCCTTTAGAGTGTCACGATTAAAACCTCATGTTATATTGCTAAACGCTAAAGCAGATTCGAGGTAGCGCGTACACTTCGAGTATCTAAAACCTCATGACCATTGAAAATTGGAGGCTCAGGCTCACCGGCCATCACTTTCAATTTCCATTACCATTAGATACTTGAGctttgaatgaatgaatgactCGAGAAACACCAAATGACTGCTATGATAATTGGCCACGTACTATTATACTGACCACGAGGTTTCTCTTCTGAGTGGCAGTCCTGCAATGTATCTATACACGTGGCCGTTAACCAGTGGTCCAAATAGGCTTCATACAGACACCCTCTCATCCAAAATATAAGGAGCAATTACCTTCAGTAGTTGCAGAATCAGAATATATATCTAAGTAAAGCAGACATGGGAGTACTAAGAACACTTCCTGTGACACCCCCACGTGGAAGTTTCCTTTCAAATTTTGGAGCTGCAGAGAGTTCATCTAAATCCAACTTCAAGTTCAACAAGAAGTCCCAGTTCAGAGTTTTGGCCAAAACAGAGAAGGgtgagaaggaagaagaagaagagcccaAGAAAAGGAAACAGTCACTGTTTAGCAGTGTAACAGAGGCGCTTGATTTCTCTCAAACCAGGTCTGAAGAAGACGCTCTACTTCTCGAAGATGCGAGACAGGCCACCAAGTCTGGAGAACAGATGTCAAGAGAACAGGTATGTGATGTTAAAGTGATTTCGAAGTTCGAATCCCTTGTTTTTTGTGTTGTGGAATTGCTTAGTGGAGTTTCTCATTTTTGGTGTAGTATGGGGCTCTCAGAAGGAAAATTGGAGGCACTTACAAGGATTTCTTCAAATCCTATGTTGAAGGTATATATGTTCATGAGAATACGAAATTTTATTTTGCGTGTAATTTCACTCTAAAGGAGACATCAGACATCCTTGTATGTATAGCATAGGAGAAAGCATCAGAATTAATTTTGCAAACCCCCCAGATTTAGAGTACTTCTAGCTAACAGAAGAATGTACTTGTATTGGTTTCTCGCTTATATATACAAGAACTTAGTGCAAATCATAGATTCGTAGAATCGTAGGTACCATAGATTTAGTATACATGTTACGCAGTTATGGTTCCGATGTTTTGCAACGAAAGTACCAAAAAATTTGCACTAAAAGTTACCTACAAGTTTGCTTAGCAACTTTAGAAGACAGAATTAATTGAGGAAGAAACTAGACTACCATGGACAACAGACCTTTTCAATTATCATGCTTCTATGCTTCGGTGATTTTCCTAACTTTGGTTTCGTTCTATTTTCAATTAGTGGATGGGCAATATGTAGAAGAAGGGTGGGTCGACAAAACGTGCAAGGTGTGCAAGAAGGACACCCGAGGTGAGCCAAGGCAAGTGGACAAGCTCGGAAGATACGTTCATGTGGCGTGTATGGGGAAACAGAAATCCGGCAACTTCTTTACCAGACTTTTCTCAAGTTGATGAAGAGTAGATCACATGTTTGGAGTGATTGTTTCCGAATTTTCATTGGTGCATGACAGATAGCATTGTGGAAGTTGCTTTTATATCAGATATCCCAGATCCTAACTGATGTTATCAACATTATTAGATGTAATGTGATTAAAGAAAATAGCGTTGTTAGAGTCTGAATGAAAATTGTGGGTATTGCAGAAATTTCCAGAGTCTCACATTAGAAAATTGGTATGGTTTTTataaagtgatgatgatcttgacAACATTAAAAGTTGGAATCAGATAAAGGAGTGGACTTAGCTTGTGATTAATACATTAAGCACTTATTGATGTAATACGAAATATAAATTAAAGATCGAtcattcaaaaaattaaaatacagAAACTCACTATTTGAAATTTTTGTAGTAAGAAATAAGCGTTTAATACACAATTTTTCACAAGTGATGATATAGTGCTGGGATCCTGACAAATTTattattcataaaaaaaaattataaaaatatttTCATTCAAAAGACTATTTTAAAGTTTTTAACGTCATGTTGTCAGCAAAAGTATCACCAACGATAAATGTCGGTCACAACAATGAAGCATCCCTGTGATAAGCTTATCATCAATTATCAATTATCAATATCTATGATAATTTTCAAATATTTACCGACGATATTCCGTGGCCAAATAATATTTTGACGCCAAAAGTGTTgcatgggttttttttttaatttatcttCGTTTTTTATTCCATTCCACTTGGGCTTGTGTTCCAACCCAGGCCTACCTCAAAGATAGGCCAGCCCAAAACTTATGACGGAGCCCTATGCCTCCACACCGTCCCGTAATCTCTAGGACCAAAAAAATGGCGGGAGCAAACAGGTTCTAGCGGGAAAAACCCAACCACCTCACTTAAAAGCGCGGGAAGCCGATCCCAAGAGGCACAGAgaaaccagagagagagagagagagagagagagagagctatcaGATATGGTGGGAGTAGCGCACGACTGCCTGGCCAACCCTCTCGGCGCCGTCCGATCAACTTTCGAAAAGGCCGTCTCTTCCGGATCCGACCCGGTCAACTTCGCCGGCCGCGACTGGGGCGCCGTCGACCTCTTCCGCCGCTTTCTCTTCGACGACGGCGGCCTCTCTCAGGTCAAAAGCCCCAACCTTTGACTTCcggtcttcaattcaaaaccctaattctctTTGAAATAGCCTCTTATGTGAAATGtgtgatttaatttgattatttTTTGTGATAAAATTTAGGTTCCGATTTTGAATTCTTCAACTATTAGATGGATTCAGCCCAATACTCTGGTTCGGTTTCGGGGGATGGTGCAAGATATGCTGGGAAATGAGCTCTATGTGGGTGCTTATAAGGTAACATTATGCCCTAATTTGTGTTGATATAGGCAATAGAGGTTGATTTGTATCGGGCTGAATCGATTTATTGGGTTGTTTTGAAGGATGGATCGGTTTGGAGAACTAACAAGTTTGTGGATGTGGCTCAATACCCTATTGATTCTTGTTCCGAAACTCGGATATGGGAACGCCGTATGCTCTACTGTGTTCCGGTGAGTTTTCCATGAGGTTATAGTTCGGTTGTATttaagttttcattttttttttgttgagtagaGTGGCAATGCTTAGACTTTAAGGAGTTTGCTAGAATTTTTAGTTTGGATATGAGGAATTGAGGATTAAGACTGTGGCTTGTTATGtgatttgattcatattggattggtGTCTTGTTTGCATTATTAGGTTCCGGGACTGAATTCGTGGACTGAACCTCCGGCAGTGGTGTATAGAAGTATGGATTCGACAACCCAACATGGAGAGAAGCGCCAGAGATTGGATGAATCTACAGATAACATGGATTTTGATGTAATTTCTATTCCTCAGTAATCTGTATATTCAGATGTTTAATTCGACTTACTTTTAAAGGATAATCATGTATTTAAGTGGAAAATGGCAACTGCAAATACAATGCAAAACCTCTTTGTGCTCGGCTTTAAAGCTGCTGAAAGCAGATATTATCTACATTTAGGATTTCTTCACTTGCCAAAATGAGTAGGAAACTTGTtcatttcaaaaagaaaaatttaggaACCTTTGTTTCGTTTCAATGAAAAATTGGATTGTCATAATTTAGTTAGTAGGTTAAGAAGCATTCATCTTTAGTACTTTGTTGTGGGCCTTGACATACTGCATTTATTGGCAGGTCTCAGATGAGGGATTTCAAGGTTCTCCATCCCCCAAAAAACTGGTAAGTAGGAGTCTCTTTCGATTAAATATTCCTCCTTTTTAGTATTTAACATCTCTATTAGAATAATaagttttcttcatttttcttcccttttccaGAAAGAGGACGGACATCCTTCCCAGTCTCAGGAGTTGAACGTTGAGGGCACCAGCTCTAGTATGAGTATGCTGCCTGATGTTAACAGGGATTCACTTCCTTGTCTTGTTAAGGTACATTATGCAGTTACTCTAAAACTACGATAAACTGAGATGGGCTCTCACTTATTCTTGAAAACTGATGAAATTTGTATTATTCTGTTTGATCAGATATATGATTGTCCAGAGTCTGACATGAAGCTAAATGAGGTTTTTGAGTTTGTTGGAGTGTTCACTTTTGATCCAGAGTTTAAAGTggaaaatgatgatgatgagtttgCAAATGGTTTTAGTGAAGATGTCTTGGTTCAGTTGCCCCCCAATAAGGTACATCTCCATATACAAGCACATTTGCTTGTTTTGCCCTGTACATGCAGGAACCTAAGGGAATTGTTGTATGAGACTTATGCTTGGCCTATTTATGCAATCCCGTGACATATTGAATAATTTAGAATATTAATACAAGCAACATTTATGAAATAGCAAATTGGTGGCAAATATGTATTTCCATAGATTGGTGTTGTCAACCACTCGCTTACTGGTTAGAATCTGGTGTTAGTCTGTTAGACTACAAGTACATTTTGCCCTTTAATATTTTTGTTCTCATATTCTTTCCTTGGTGCAGGTGCCACGTCTCCACTGTCTTACTCACAGGAAGCTTGCAGTTCAGGACTTCCTCCCTAGCTCCCCCACAATGGAGGTACTTCCATGCTCACTTTAGTCtcatatttcttcaaaaagGATGGATTAATATGCTTTACCGGTGTATTTCTGGTTCTCTGGGATCTGTAAATATTATCATGcagtttcttctcttttttattttgatagtgTTTATAACGTTGTTACTTTCTGATCTTGTAGGTAAAGCCCAACTTGGTGAAAGATATCAGAAATGCTCTGTTGAGGCATCTTACAGCTGTTCTTGGTAATGATGGTGTAGCTGCTGAATTCCTGCTCTTGCATCTTTTGTCCACGGTAAGCTCATGTCAGAATTGTCAGTGCTGGATCTACATGATGGCACTTCATTGTTTTTTGCACATCAAGATCACTTGAGATTCccttttttatttcagtttcttAAACTACCGCTATTTCTGTAGCTCTCCTCAAACCTGAGGTATGTGATAGTCTTTCTTATTTGTCAGGTGTATTCTAGAGTTGGCACTGTTGCTGTGGGGAAGCTTTCTCTAAATCTCAATTGTTTCAACAAAGAAAGTGTGCCTGTGTTTGGCCCTCGTCTTCTCCTTGCTATCAAGAATCTCTTACCTTTCACACACTGTATATCTCTAACAGTGGATTATC
This portion of the Rosa chinensis cultivar Old Blush chromosome 1, RchiOBHm-V2, whole genome shotgun sequence genome encodes:
- the LOC112176426 gene encoding uncharacterized protein LOC112176426, with the protein product MGVLRTLPVTPPRGSFLSNFGAAESSSKSNFKFNKKSQFRVLAKTEKGEKEEEEEPKKRKQSLFSSVTEALDFSQTRSEEDALLLEDARQATKSGEQMSREQYGALRRKIGGTYKDFFKSYVEVDGQYVEEGWVDKTCKVCKKDTRGEPRQVDKLGRYVHVACMGKQKSGNFFTRLFSS
- the LOC112174431 gene encoding mini-chromosome maintenance complex-binding protein, which encodes MVGVAHDCLANPLGAVRSTFEKAVSSGSDPVNFAGRDWGAVDLFRRFLFDDGGLSQVPILNSSTIRWIQPNTLVRFRGMVQDMLGNELYVGAYKDGSVWRTNKFVDVAQYPIDSCSETRIWERRMLYCVPVPGLNSWTEPPAVVYRSMDSTTQHGEKRQRLDESTDNMDFDVSDEGFQGSPSPKKLKEDGHPSQSQELNVEGTSSSMSMLPDVNRDSLPCLVKIYDCPESDMKLNEVFEFVGVFTFDPEFKVENDDDEFANGFSEDVLVQLPPNKVPRLHCLTHRKLAVQDFLPSSPTMEVKPNLVKDIRNALLRHLTAVLGNDGVAAEFLLLHLLSTVYSRVGTVAVGKLSLNLNCFNKESVPVFGPRLLLAIKNLLPFTHCISLTVDYLNTASLAPKKDYETNRLITGALQLAEGSHLIFDETQLEAGTLNSVGVENARLLKTLMEMQKVEYDFQYYKLDMDADVQLLVLSEGKSNVLPADIVLPFQPSSVDSFEATAEALEAWRWYLATVRSLPHSIEPEIQKVIENDLVEAKQADRSIGSQDFSRLLTMGRLLSMSFGETSLSLEHWQMVKELERLRRERIK